The following coding sequences are from one Pseudoalteromonas aliena SW19 window:
- the cas5fv gene encoding type I-Fv CRISPR-associated protein Cas5fv, with protein sequence MKIEIKYESSWRNSFLDGSNDEPLPKTGRKFIGSMKSLNDKKNTNYISRNVSHNTVMGLLNRLIGDQRKLYQSRQSDEYYFKGVESLVTFEDKPSYINQEMTYIRNISGSEDQNSYTGMIQVDAPIFTSDYSEQLWGVLQLDLNELYEFILHDKKVTKTILHNPLIIIAKLEELFGLKPIPNAAKASDTFNFLQSKFEKFNGLNPKGEIVPIRLYCSALYLQLERLANDFDVSTAKTKAGGLSGISNNGFTKKDFMSRYTSGEKKKIWGNPYIRKEKIKGVGEVTSLMSKAGGTLNINIDIDRSTAKNLLEIIENAGVSSFYLGKKGLAYVSNIRI encoded by the coding sequence ATGAAAATTGAAATTAAATACGAATCGAGTTGGCGTAACTCGTTTCTTGATGGTTCAAACGATGAACCGTTACCTAAAACTGGACGAAAGTTCATTGGTTCCATGAAGAGTCTCAATGATAAAAAAAATACAAATTATATTTCTAGAAATGTTAGTCATAATACCGTGATGGGGTTACTGAACCGTTTGATTGGCGATCAACGAAAGTTATACCAATCAAGGCAGAGTGATGAGTATTACTTTAAAGGGGTGGAATCATTAGTTACGTTTGAAGATAAGCCAAGCTATATAAATCAAGAAATGACTTATATTCGGAATATATCAGGTAGTGAAGACCAAAATTCTTATACTGGCATGATTCAAGTAGATGCGCCTATTTTTACATCTGATTATTCAGAGCAGTTATGGGGCGTTTTACAGCTAGATTTAAACGAGTTATATGAGTTTATCTTACATGATAAAAAAGTGACTAAAACTATTTTACATAATCCGCTGATTATTATTGCCAAACTTGAGGAGTTATTTGGACTAAAACCTATACCTAATGCAGCAAAAGCTAGTGATACTTTTAATTTTTTACAGAGTAAGTTTGAAAAATTCAATGGCTTAAACCCTAAAGGGGAAATAGTGCCAATTCGTTTATATTGTTCCGCATTATATTTACAGCTTGAACGGTTGGCTAATGACTTTGATGTTTCAACAGCAAAAACGAAAGCAGGCGGGTTGAGTGGTATTTCCAATAATGGGTTTACCAAAAAAGACTTTATGAGCCGTTATACATCAGGAGAAAAAAAGAAAATATGGGGTAACCCTTATATTCGTAAGGAAAAAATTAAGGGTGTAGGTGAGGTTACTTCTCTGATGTCAAAAGCAGGTGGTACGTTAAACATAAATATTGATATTGATCGCTCTACAGCAAAAAATCTCTTAGAAATTATCGAAAATGCAGGTGTTTCTAGTTTTTATCTAGGAAAAAAAGGTTTGGCTTACGTTTCTAACATTAGAATTTAA
- a CDS encoding CocE/NonD family hydrolase has protein sequence MILKNIIYLSLYCFITIFTQTAYGTESSQDKKVTHSEDFIIKTDVLIKTTSGATLSAVIVRSNSMEKPQPTALQLHIYADVKEHIKTAINAAKHGYIGIVVDTRGKRLSPDQIIPYEHDAKDINDVIDWISKQDFSDGRVAMYGGSYLGFTQWAAAKHMHPALKTIVPSVANNPMQGLPMENNIFITPNYQWPFYVMNNKTLDNKINNDRGYWNKAINDWYLSGRSYRDIDKIEGTPNPLLQKFLNHPSHDDYWLDMGPRKNEYSEINIPILSINGYYDDGHISALYYLNQHLKYNKNAVHYWVIGPYNHFFSKSKTINGYQKDPRAVLDRTELAFQWFDYVLKGKKKPDLVKSKVNYQLMGDNSWQHANSLAELNNDYQRFYLSTKKYKSTYLLTKKISSKVDSLKQVVDLADRTTSTNTESYYWPIIKEQLTDPTGFTFVSSPFEQDTSVHGSFSGEIKVKINKKDFDLGMTFYELTPNGKYFELLYYIGRASYAKDPSTRQLLTAGKVETIPFKDTRMTGKLFKKGSRLVVVLNVNKNEMAQINFGTGKDVSDETNADGAIPLEIEWLNSSFINIPMKVMNRKVHKE, from the coding sequence ATGATATTAAAAAATATAATCTATTTGAGTCTTTACTGCTTTATAACTATTTTCACGCAAACAGCGTACGGAACAGAGTCTTCTCAAGATAAAAAAGTAACTCATAGTGAAGATTTCATCATCAAAACTGATGTATTGATAAAAACGACTAGTGGAGCAACACTTTCTGCCGTTATTGTTCGTTCCAATAGTATGGAAAAGCCTCAACCAACAGCTTTACAGCTTCATATTTATGCTGATGTAAAGGAACATATTAAAACAGCAATAAATGCCGCCAAACACGGTTATATTGGCATTGTTGTTGACACCAGAGGTAAGCGGTTAAGCCCAGACCAAATTATTCCGTATGAACATGATGCAAAAGATATTAATGACGTAATTGACTGGATAAGTAAACAAGACTTTAGTGACGGACGTGTTGCTATGTATGGCGGTAGTTATTTGGGGTTTACTCAATGGGCCGCAGCTAAACATATGCATCCAGCTTTAAAAACAATTGTACCTTCTGTTGCCAACAACCCGATGCAAGGTTTGCCGATGGAAAATAATATTTTTATTACGCCTAATTATCAGTGGCCGTTTTATGTAATGAATAACAAGACATTAGATAATAAGATAAACAATGATAGGGGCTATTGGAATAAAGCGATAAATGACTGGTATTTGAGTGGTCGTTCATATCGTGATATCGATAAAATAGAAGGTACACCAAACCCTTTATTACAAAAGTTTTTAAATCATCCCTCTCACGATGATTATTGGCTAGACATGGGGCCAAGGAAAAATGAATACAGTGAAATCAATATCCCTATCTTATCTATAAATGGTTATTATGACGATGGTCATATATCCGCATTATATTATTTAAATCAACATTTAAAATATAATAAAAACGCTGTACATTACTGGGTTATTGGCCCCTATAACCACTTTTTTAGTAAATCAAAAACAATTAATGGTTATCAGAAAGATCCCAGAGCAGTATTAGATCGAACAGAACTTGCATTTCAATGGTTTGACTATGTTTTAAAAGGTAAAAAAAAGCCTGATTTAGTTAAAAGTAAAGTTAACTATCAACTGATGGGGGACAATTCTTGGCAGCATGCGAATTCATTGGCAGAGCTAAATAATGACTATCAACGCTTTTACTTAAGTACTAAGAAATATAAAAGTACTTACCTATTAACTAAAAAAATTAGCAGCAAAGTAGACTCATTGAAGCAAGTTGTTGATTTAGCCGATCGAACAACAAGTACTAATACCGAATCCTATTATTGGCCAATTATCAAAGAACAACTAACTGACCCAACAGGTTTTACTTTTGTGAGTTCTCCATTTGAACAAGATACTTCAGTACACGGTAGCTTTTCTGGTGAAATAAAAGTAAAAATTAATAAAAAAGATTTTGATTTGGGTATGACGTTTTATGAGTTAACACCTAACGGAAAGTACTTTGAGCTTTTGTATTATATTGGTCGAGCTAGTTATGCAAAAGATCCTAGCACTCGACAATTACTTACCGCTGGTAAAGTAGAAACAATTCCTTTTAAAGATACTCGTATGACAGGTAAGTTATTTAAAAAAGGAAGCCGATTAGTCGTCGTTTTGAATGTCAATAAAAATGAAATGGCTCAAATCAATTTTGGTACAGGAAAAGATGTTAGCGATGAAACCAATGCAGATGGTGCTATACCGCTTGAAATAGAGTGGTTAAATAGCAGTTTCATTAATATACCTATGAAGGTTATGAATCGAAAAGTACATAAAGAATAA
- the cas7fv gene encoding type I-Fv CRISPR-associated protein Cas7fv, with the protein MKKVTGIKSVDFKITAVGHGVVNWNGPTSLKVQDDSKLGKNNHTMPKLRGYTNLTGEVSEKGYKHVKEPTDIDFKKTPLYISQNCIRHHLFRDQAFDVHYANKSNGENLTKMLASITGLVRGYVVPSSQNKRTSPLLLEDFVDQLGNGNFEQFGQAGERDSSSFFSKTTFGDTEYIAYGSISIEQLQFISLDKKFDRESMGIKVGQGEEVAQAIQEFIQTLNPDLKPKATFHENYVRSGTIFEEGEVGILLDQDAIKALIDYTVDLISELSIRQAKSYMYVDEVVVDYNDSNKMMRIKRDVNSTSPEPEEEFATYFYQK; encoded by the coding sequence ATGAAAAAAGTAACAGGTATTAAAAGCGTAGATTTTAAAATTACAGCAGTAGGGCATGGTGTTGTGAATTGGAATGGCCCAACTTCATTAAAGGTTCAAGATGATAGTAAACTCGGAAAGAATAACCATACAATGCCAAAGTTAAGAGGGTATACAAATCTTACAGGTGAGGTAAGTGAAAAAGGCTATAAACATGTAAAAGAGCCAACCGATATTGATTTCAAAAAAACGCCTCTATACATCAGTCAAAACTGTATTCGCCATCATTTATTTAGAGATCAAGCCTTTGATGTTCATTACGCAAATAAAAGCAACGGTGAAAATTTAACTAAAATGTTAGCTTCTATCACAGGCCTTGTGCGTGGTTATGTTGTGCCTTCAAGTCAAAATAAACGTACAAGCCCATTGTTATTAGAAGATTTTGTTGATCAATTAGGTAATGGTAATTTTGAACAATTTGGTCAAGCTGGCGAAAGAGATAGTTCGTCATTCTTCTCAAAAACCACATTTGGTGACACTGAATATATTGCTTATGGCTCGATCAGTATTGAACAACTGCAATTCATTTCATTAGACAAAAAATTCGACCGTGAATCAATGGGCATTAAAGTTGGTCAAGGGGAAGAAGTTGCTCAAGCAATACAAGAGTTTATTCAAACCCTTAATCCTGATTTAAAGCCTAAAGCGACTTTCCATGAAAACTATGTGCGCAGCGGTACAATTTTTGAGGAAGGGGAAGTGGGGATTTTATTAGATCAAGACGCAATTAAAGCGCTAATTGACTACACAGTAGACCTTATTAGTGAGTTATCTATTCGCCAAGCAAAATCTTACATGTATGTAGATGAAGTGGTTGTTGATTATAACGACAGTAATAAAATGATGCGTATAAAACGTGACGTGAACAGCACATCACCAGAGCCAGAAGAAGAGTTTGCAACCTACTTTTACCAAAAATAA
- a CDS encoding winged helix-turn-helix domain-containing protein, protein MADITYKINDIIFSEVEQTLSFEKHTIELEVRESGVLAYFCKHANQQITRNELIDNVWHGQIVTDNAVNRVITKLRKALGDDAKNSKFIQTLPRIGYKLIATTNLIEPSKLESTDLSQPSYKWKVATFFLLIAATYLVLVFNTPEIKPLKTVTALTRDAGLESDAVISPNGKFLSYSSRNKGWKKLVIKNTATGAISQLNNNAGDASSATWSADSTNIIYMYNNRAVCQIKRVFLLDNAISREEVIHNCPIGSYGRVSYNHNNSKIVYSERRTPEQPYLLYTLDIQSGYKQKLNQPPPFNAGHIFFDLHPNEDKLLLSTPDEQQWHAFYLLDLKENTSTYLFKKDEYICCAIFNHTGNKIVVMGPYPNQSLVETDFTGNNTTKIINSTHLISPVSRINNSTDYIYSGSLLNFDISFYDEKLKTSVAVIDSSVVDRLPNISNDNQQLAYISREANTAQVWLYNVNNHSRSQISQFTDHQHYQDLLFSPDNIKLSLLMPYGIKLLNISTREAQLVKIPQQVARGMSWFDETTLAFSLKVEDKWRVHHYSIITEEITLIDEDWAYIKYSKNPKETAFISQNNELYINENRINLAKFNMIDYTRIFNFQVKDDHLYYLDNLSNSLNVIKMNLTNQQQESLLENVYPTKLTIVENGVYYTHMKSHSSDIFRTLNQD, encoded by the coding sequence ATGGCTGATATAACATACAAAATCAATGACATAATATTTTCAGAGGTAGAACAGACACTTTCTTTCGAAAAACACACCATTGAGCTTGAAGTTAGAGAGTCAGGAGTTTTAGCCTATTTTTGCAAGCATGCTAATCAACAGATCACCCGAAATGAATTAATTGATAACGTATGGCATGGACAAATTGTTACCGATAATGCAGTAAATCGGGTTATTACTAAGCTAAGAAAAGCACTCGGTGATGACGCAAAAAATTCAAAATTCATTCAAACTTTGCCGCGTATAGGTTATAAATTAATTGCTACTACAAATTTGATCGAGCCAAGTAAACTTGAAAGCACAGACTTAAGTCAACCGTCATACAAATGGAAAGTAGCCACTTTTTTTCTGCTAATAGCCGCGACTTATTTAGTATTAGTATTTAACACACCAGAGATTAAACCACTAAAAACTGTTACGGCATTAACACGAGATGCAGGGTTAGAAAGTGATGCTGTTATATCTCCTAACGGTAAATTTTTAAGTTACAGCAGCCGAAATAAGGGATGGAAAAAACTTGTTATTAAGAATACAGCCACAGGCGCTATTTCTCAGCTAAATAATAATGCAGGCGATGCGAGTTCTGCAACTTGGTCAGCAGATAGCACTAATATTATTTATATGTATAACAATCGTGCTGTTTGCCAAATTAAACGAGTATTTCTATTGGACAACGCAATAAGCAGGGAAGAGGTTATACATAATTGTCCAATTGGCAGCTATGGTCGAGTGTCATATAATCATAACAATTCGAAAATTGTCTACAGTGAAAGAAGAACGCCTGAGCAGCCTTATTTATTATACACATTGGATATTCAGAGCGGTTATAAACAAAAGTTAAATCAACCTCCTCCTTTCAATGCAGGGCACATTTTTTTTGATTTACATCCAAATGAAGACAAATTACTACTTTCGACTCCTGACGAGCAGCAATGGCACGCTTTTTACCTGCTGGACTTAAAAGAAAATACTTCTACTTATTTATTTAAAAAAGACGAATATATTTGCTGTGCGATTTTCAATCATACAGGCAATAAAATTGTGGTGATGGGCCCTTACCCTAATCAGAGTTTGGTTGAAACGGACTTTACAGGTAATAACACTACAAAAATTATAAATAGTACTCATCTTATAAGTCCAGTCAGCCGTATAAATAACAGTACGGACTATATCTACAGCGGTAGCCTGCTTAACTTTGATATAAGCTTTTATGATGAAAAGTTAAAAACCAGTGTGGCTGTTATTGATTCTTCTGTTGTTGACCGATTACCCAATATTTCAAATGATAATCAACAGCTAGCCTATATATCGAGAGAGGCGAATACAGCGCAAGTTTGGCTTTACAACGTTAATAATCACTCTAGAAGCCAAATATCTCAGTTTACTGATCACCAGCATTATCAAGATCTACTATTTTCCCCTGATAATATAAAGTTAAGTTTGTTAATGCCTTATGGCATAAAGCTGTTAAATATAAGTACTAGAGAAGCTCAACTCGTAAAAATTCCACAACAAGTGGCTCGGGGAATGTCATGGTTTGATGAAACTACTTTGGCTTTTAGCCTAAAAGTTGAAGACAAATGGCGAGTTCACCATTACTCTATTATTACTGAAGAAATCACTTTAATTGATGAAGATTGGGCATATATTAAATACAGTAAAAATCCAAAAGAAACAGCGTTTATATCTCAAAATAACGAGCTTTATATTAACGAGAATCGTATTAATTTGGCAAAGTTTAATATGATTGATTACACCCGTATCTTTAATTTCCAAGTGAAAGACGATCACCTGTACTACCTCGATAATTTATCCAACTCATTGAATGTTATTAAAATGAATTTAACAAACCAACAACAAGAATCATTGTTAGAAAATGTATACCCTACTAAATTAACTATTGTAGAAAACGGGGTTTATTATACTCATATGAAAAGCCATAGCAGCGATATATTTAGAACACTAAATCAAGACTAA
- a CDS encoding aminotransferase class V-fold PLP-dependent enzyme, with protein MLPILRILLIEQDPITLKELSTNLSKTIPNFERDDIHIDIVERLELKHALESVVEDGDIQAVVLSWDLQNKVGERTYSRFIEQLKAIRLELPVYVIGDDTKGLEIVNESEEIESFFFKDEVISDPEAILGYMINDFDDRSETPFWTAYRRYVGESNDSWHTPGHSGGSSFRNSPYIKDFYQFYGRNVFVGDLSVSVDSLGSLSDSTNTIGRAQESAAATFEVKHTYFVTNGSSTSNKIILQTLLRKGDKVIIDRNCHKSVHYGILQSASLPIYLSSILNPKYGIFAPPSLADIKQTIEKNTDAKLLVLTGCTYDGLLSDLKQVVDFAHQHGIKVFIDEAWFAYSLFHPSLRYYSAIHAGADYITHSAHKVVSAFSQASYIHVNDPDFDADFFREIYSIYASTSPKYQLIASLDVCQKQLEMEGYKLLNALLNHVEEFKQQMASLKQIKVLGKQDFMEIFPHFSGDNMGHDPLKILIDISELPYSLKDIHKYLLDEIGLEIEKYTHSTILVLLTLGGTRSKIIRLYNALKKLDSGKVKLSTSTRRARLPENLPAIDLACIPSDAFYGERESVPIAKSNNRICAGLVTPYPPGIPLLVPGQHITEDHIEYLKELAGQGLTIQGSFDGEIYVLKDKVKK; from the coding sequence ATGCTACCGATACTTCGTATCTTGTTAATTGAGCAAGATCCAATCACCCTAAAAGAGCTTTCAACGAATCTGTCAAAAACAATTCCTAATTTTGAGCGAGACGATATTCATATTGATATTGTTGAGCGTCTTGAGCTAAAACACGCGTTGGAAAGTGTAGTAGAAGATGGTGATATTCAAGCGGTTGTACTCAGCTGGGATTTGCAAAATAAGGTTGGCGAACGAACTTACAGTCGCTTTATCGAGCAATTAAAGGCAATTCGTCTTGAGTTGCCGGTTTATGTTATTGGCGACGACACTAAAGGGCTGGAAATTGTTAACGAGTCAGAAGAAATTGAGTCGTTCTTCTTTAAAGACGAAGTAATTTCTGATCCAGAAGCAATTTTAGGTTATATGATCAACGACTTTGACGACCGTTCAGAAACGCCATTTTGGACAGCGTATCGCCGTTATGTTGGCGAGTCGAACGATTCATGGCACACACCAGGTCACAGCGGTGGCTCTAGCTTTAGAAACTCTCCTTACATTAAAGATTTTTATCAGTTTTATGGCCGCAATGTATTTGTTGGCGACCTGTCGGTGTCGGTTGATTCGTTAGGTTCATTGTCAGACAGCACCAATACTATTGGTCGGGCTCAAGAATCAGCAGCGGCAACATTTGAGGTTAAACATACCTATTTCGTTACAAATGGGTCGTCGACCTCAAATAAAATCATCTTGCAGACACTGCTTCGCAAAGGCGATAAAGTGATCATCGACCGCAATTGTCATAAATCGGTGCACTATGGCATCTTGCAATCAGCGAGTTTACCTATTTATTTGTCGAGTATTTTAAATCCTAAATATGGGATCTTCGCGCCACCGTCGTTGGCCGACATAAAACAGACGATTGAGAAGAATACCGATGCAAAATTACTGGTTCTTACCGGTTGTACCTACGATGGCCTACTGAGCGATCTGAAACAAGTGGTCGACTTTGCCCATCAACATGGTATTAAAGTGTTTATTGACGAAGCGTGGTTTGCTTACTCTTTGTTTCACCCGAGCTTACGCTATTACTCTGCTATTCATGCAGGGGCAGACTATATCACCCACTCAGCGCATAAAGTGGTATCGGCGTTTTCTCAAGCGTCTTATATTCATGTTAACGATCCTGACTTTGATGCCGATTTCTTTCGAGAGATTTACAGTATCTATGCCAGCACATCGCCAAAATATCAGCTTATTGCGTCCCTTGACGTATGCCAAAAGCAATTGGAAATGGAAGGCTACAAGTTGCTTAATGCCTTGTTGAATCATGTGGAAGAATTTAAACAACAAATGGCCTCGCTCAAGCAAATTAAAGTGCTAGGTAAGCAAGATTTTATGGAAATATTTCCACACTTTAGCGGTGATAACATGGGCCACGATCCGCTAAAAATTCTTATCGACATTAGCGAATTGCCTTATTCATTAAAGGATATTCATAAATATTTACTGGACGAAATTGGTCTAGAAATAGAAAAATACACTCACAGCACTATTTTAGTTTTGCTGACCCTTGGCGGCACGCGTTCAAAAATAATTCGTTTGTACAATGCGCTGAAAAAACTCGACAGCGGTAAGGTAAAGTTATCAACATCAACGCGCAGAGCCCGCTTACCAGAAAACTTACCAGCGATAGACTTGGCGTGTATTCCAAGCGATGCTTTTTATGGTGAGCGCGAATCTGTGCCCATCGCTAAAAGTAACAACCGTATTTGCGCCGGTTTAGTTACCCCTTACCCGCCAGGCATTCCTCTTTTGGTACCAGGCCAGCATATCACTGAGGATCATATTGAATACCTCAAAGAGTTAGCGGGACAAGGCCTGACTATCCAAGGCAGTTTCGATGGCGAAATTTACGTTCTTAAAGACAAGGTTAAGAAGTAA
- the cas6f gene encoding type I-F CRISPR-associated endoribonuclease Cas6/Csy4 — translation MKYYLDITLLPEAEITLGFIWQKVYQQVHIALVDSKVGKNESSIAVSFPRYSTEKSDEHTFPLGNQLRLLANDQSQLTDLNIAKWLNRFEDYVHIKSIKAVPANVTHAAFIRQHVKGEARIEKDMLSKAKRWAEKSGQPFDECLKSLEKSKPKANNNLPFIWLESQETRQRDLNASRKFPLFIKKVEVTEQQVGTFNCYGLSTNHNDKEKLVSIPQF, via the coding sequence ATGAAATATTATCTCGATATAACATTACTGCCTGAAGCCGAGATTACCCTTGGTTTTATCTGGCAAAAAGTTTATCAACAAGTCCATATTGCCTTGGTTGATAGCAAAGTAGGTAAGAATGAATCGTCTATTGCAGTGAGTTTTCCTCGTTATAGTACTGAAAAAAGTGATGAACATACTTTTCCGTTAGGAAACCAATTAAGGTTATTAGCCAATGATCAATCTCAGCTAACAGACTTAAATATTGCCAAGTGGTTAAATCGCTTTGAAGACTATGTACATATAAAGTCCATTAAAGCAGTTCCTGCTAATGTGACCCATGCGGCTTTTATTAGGCAACATGTTAAAGGTGAAGCGCGTATAGAAAAAGACATGCTAAGCAAGGCAAAACGTTGGGCTGAAAAATCAGGACAACCGTTTGATGAATGTTTGAAGTCGCTTGAAAAAAGTAAACCCAAAGCGAATAACAATCTGCCTTTTATTTGGCTAGAAAGCCAAGAAACGAGACAGCGAGACTTGAATGCAAGTAGGAAATTCCCATTGTTCATTAAAAAAGTAGAAGTTACGGAACAACAAGTTGGTACATTTAATTGTTATGGTTTAAGCACAAATCATAACGATAAAGAAAAGCTAGTTAGTATTCCCCAGTTTTAA